AGGCAGCCTTCTCTGGCCAGATCTGTGGGAACTGGGTGGTCAGAAGCCCGAGGAGCAGAGGTCAGGGGGGCAGGGCCTCTGAGCTCTGACCTGAGTCTAGAAAAACCTTCAGGGAgaggtcagctcagagcctcaggCCTTCATCGCTGGGGACGCCTGTGGGAGGCATCGTCTGCTTGTATCTGGTGCGGTGTGTGACCCACATCGAAGCTTGGTGCCCAGAGAATTGTCCCAATTCCTCTGCAAGGTCTGTGGGAGTAAAGCCTTCCTCACATCCAGAAAACATGCATTGCGTGCCCACTACCCACATGGCCCGCGTGACACCTGAGGACACAAGATGGAAAGACCTTCCTGGACCTCAGGGGCCCCGATTTCCTTCGGAAGCTCCTGACTTCGCCCCCAGCCGGACGGGGACCCCCAGCCGGGGAGGAGGGGGTCCTGGTCCTGCTGCTCTGCTTGTCCATCGTGCTTGGGTGCCCTGAGACACGGGACTCCGTCAAGTGAGGGGCCTCGgcacctggcatacagtaggcgcTCAATAATGTCAACCGCCCGAAGATGCAAGGCAGCACTGCTCGGGAACACACGGTGCCAGATGTCCCCGGCCCACAAGGCCTATTGAGACCCCACAGGTAGATTCTGTTAGGACAGTAGAGTTGGGCGTCTGCTCCGGGATGTGGGTCGAACTATTTCCAGGTCCAGATGTAATGGCAGGTTGGTGGCATCCTCAGCGGTAATTTTCCCCCAGGTCAGGTCGGGGCCCTGCTCCGATTGTCAGAGTCTGGCAAGCAGGCCCTCCTCGATCTGGGGACCCTACAGACAATGGGGACGGTGActtgcctcccccctccccaggatcCCTCGGCAGGGGCCCAGGAACGGAAGGGGGGGAGGGACGGAGTATTGGACCCTCACCAGCTGGAAAGGGCCGAGGCCGCTGTCACTGGGCCTGGAGGGTCGGGGGCAGGTCTGAGTACGTGGCCAGGGTCCGCCCCCGGGTCGGCCATCTCCAGGAGGGAGGGGCCCTTCCACGCCCGGGTGGGGGGGTTTTGAGGGGTTTGGCAATAGACGGCAGTGTCCTGACTGGGGTCCTGGCCCTGAAGTTCATCGGGGGGAGGCTCCCGGGCCGTGTCAGAGCCGGTGTCCCGAGGGAGGACAGTGCAGGCAGGACCCGGCTGCTCACACACCCCGGGGCGGGAGGGCCTCATCACTAGTCCCGTTCCCTCTGGGATTGCTGTTAGAGACGCCAGGCGCGTGGGGCCCGTGTGCACTCAGGATCCACCCCGCGGTGTGACCTTGGGGTGGACGTGACTCAGTATCTCGCGTTTGTTTCCGGCGCACGCGGGAGGTGGACGCATTTCCCGTTTCCTCTTCTGTCGGTCCCCGTCCAATGGCCACACGTGCGCGTGTTATGTTTGGGCTCAGTGGCCTCCCTCTCCTGGGGGAGAGACTCCACTGTGCTGTTGGTAAGTGTCTACAATATACCCTCACATTTCTGTGACGGGAGCGGGCCGCGGGCTCCTGACCTGAAATGCTGACGGGAGCTGGAGACGGAAGGAGTTTCTATCCTCAGGGGTTTCCCGTCCTCAAGGTCAGTCCTATTTCTATGAAAGGAAATTAGGGAAATGTAGAGTCAGGACGGGGAGCTGCTGGGAATCTGCTCAGGAGTAAATCCAACACATTCCGGACGCAGGAGGTTTCTCCTGGAGACGGGCATTCTGGATACAATTGGAGGCTTTCCGGAGCATTGGTGACCTCACTGGCCCCACACAGTCCCGGTGATTAACCCAGTGACCCCTGGAGCGTCTCCAAATCCCTCCGTGTTGAGAGCTCACTAACTCAGGTCCATGGAGCCATTTGTCCCGGGACACGCAGGGAATGAGTGAAAAAGATGAGATTCTCACTGGGTCTGGTCCTAAAGCCACTCTCCCAGCAGCTGACTGTGGCCCCGGCACGTCCAGGAGGGTTTCCAGCCCGAAGCCCGCGGGTCAGCACAGAAGCCATGTTGCCCAGGGCGCATTCTccggctcagggtcatgatctacATTAGCTGCTGCCAGTCTGGTTAGAAAGTTCCGGAAGCGGCTGAGTGTGGGAGAAGTAAGCCCCACGGTGAGCAGGGCTGGAGGCGCTGGCCCACGTGTGACGCAGGCAGTGTAGGGGGGAGGCTGTGGTCAGCAGGGGCCTCTTTGGCTGCAGGGTTCAGGCCACAGGgcctgtttcctctgcctgggggtgtgagaaaggagagaggctGTCCGGGGGCaggcctggcctccctcccccttcccctccagtgGGGCTTCTGAAGGTCAGGAGGGACTGAGGTCTGGACAGACCAGTGGCCTGTGAGCCTGAGATGTGGGCCTCGCCCCGCCATGTCCCGGCTTCCAGACCGTCGGCCCATCAAATACCCTAAATGGGCCCCGACgttgctcatctgtaaaacggacgCTAATCTTGATATCCGCCGCCTCTCGCAGGGACCGAGCCTGGGAACCGCAGAAACCAGACACGCTGTGCACGGGTGACGTTAGCTCTTGCTGCCCAGGACGGCGACGAGTGACAGAGATCAGCACGTGGGGTCGAAATGTCCCTGGTGGGGTGACGGCGTGGCACGTGTGTTGGCGGCCCCTCCCGTGTCCCTGACCTGCAGCTGCTGGGGGTTccctcctgggccctgggccccgcCCCCCACGCAGTGGTTTGGGTGAGCAGACACTCTTCCCCCGAGGTGCTCCCCGGGGgtgcagggacagggacagggacaggggcaTTGCCGACTTGCTCCCCATCACGCCGAAGTGACCAGTGGTGAGCTGCCCAGGTGTGGCCTCCGTCCGAGGAGTTTCTAACTGCAAGGCCAGGGACTGAGCCTTCTGAAGGACCGTCCCTGTTATGGGACGGGAGCGGGGGAAGAAGGCGGTGTTGATGCTCTCTTGTCCGAGAGCACAGAGCAGGTCGGGGAGCCCAGAGTGGACGGGGGGACTCTTGGAGGCCACACGGTGGGAAGGGACGGGGGCTGGGATGTTGGATCTCAGAGGTCACGGTTAGGAGTCCAGTCCCTGCTCCGCCCTGCTGAGTGACCTGCGATGGTCATCCAAAGCCTTAGGATGGGCTTCCACATCCCCAGAAGGGACTTCCCAGCCCATAGGCTGACTACCTTCAGTGCGTGTCCCCGGCCATCCTGGGGCCCAGCCTTAGGATCCGAGGCTCTGAGCAGCTCGGGGGAGCCTCCGTGGGCGGGGAAAGGGCACGGCCGGCGAGGAGTTATGGGGCTGCTCCCCCAGGGTCCACAGGAGACAAGGTTCTCAGAGGTCGTGGGGCCCCGTCTGGGGAGAAGAGGCCTGACCCTCAGCAGGTGGCCGTGAGTCTGAGGCAGCCGAGCCTGTGGACGGAGGAGCCcgtccctgccccctgcctgtgTGTGAGAGCGGGCCCAGGGCTGGCAGAGCCTTAGGGGGACGCGCTGGTGGGGTGTTGCCCTGTTGGGGGGGTTTGCCTTCTgtggggggggcagggcgggTCTGGGTGCCCGGAGGGCCTGGGGTGCCGGCAATAGGGAAATGCCCGTGTTTGCactggggtgtgggggtgggccCTTCCCACAAAGCGCTTTGTTCTTGTGCTCAGAGCATCTTCCTTAGACACCCGACAGTTAAGTGCagagaaaatcagaaaggagATTTGACTCGTTCAATGGTGTTAAGACAGAGGACAGGCCCAAAGCAGGGGGGTCACTGTGTCCTTGGTACAGTGGTTTGTGCGACTTTGGGCCTGGCCATCGGCTGGCCCTGGGGAGCAGGGCTGCCTGAGCAGAGTGTGAACCCAGGGAAACAGGTAAGGGGTCCCGCTGGCTGCCAGCTGGGGAGCTGAGATCACCAGGCTTGTCTTGCCCACAGGACAGGGCATCTCCCACACAGCACCTCACCGAGGGGGGGTTCCTATGTTTATTCCACCATCGTTCCCCGAGTGTCACTGCAGGTCCCAGAGATAAGAGCAAGCATCTGAATGGCTTATCTAGACCAGCCAGCTTGTCCTAGACAGTTAGCTCCGCCCTTGGGGTGGGAAGAGCCTAAGAGTGTTCTGAGCAGAAGCTCGCCTCTTCTCTTGCCTCTGCCTTCTGGATGTTTCCTCCACAGCCAACTCGGCCCAGACCaagcctggaggaggcagcctgTGATGGGAGCCCACTCAGAAGACCCCCACCTGTGCTGGGCCTCCCGGCTCCTGGGGTTCAGCAGCCTCGTCCTCAGTGAGTGGCCCGGGCTCCCCGGGTGGGAGGCCGGTGTGCGGGGCAGGGAGGCGGGGGTCCCGTGTGTCTGATGTCTGTGGGGAACAGCCCGAAATACCAACTGTGTCAGGGAGCACGAGGGGGGCATCTGGCTCTGAGCCGGGACCCGCCTGACACAGGGGAGAGGCTGCCTCTGCAGCTGTGAGGGGAGCAGGGGGCCGACCCAGGGTCCCCGTGGGAGCTGGACGACGCTGGTCCCGCTTCTGGGGCAAGAGGAAGGCACGGACACAAGGAACCAGGAAGGGAGGGCGGCCTCCGGAATTTGAGGGTGTCTGCGCCCACTTGCTGGAAGGGTGTGGATGGAACAGAGGGCACTGATAATCAGGGCCCTGGGACAGGGTGAACGGGGTGACGGGAAGGGAAGTAGCAGGTCCCCAAAAGGGAACTGAAAGAAAGACTGTCCTGATGAAACCCAGATACTCCCGTTAGCACTTCCCCTGAGACCATCTGCCTTCGTGTaacagatgaaataaaaacaaaagacaagaccGAGGTCTCGAGAGCCATGGATTCCTGGGAATTTCATTTCCTGCAATGTTTTGCTTGAGTGCCTTGGCCTGTCTGGGGAAGGGGGGTACCGGGGTTCTAGGAAATTCCCGACTCCGGGGCATCTGTAAACAGGGCGTTTCTCATTAGACATGAGCTTGGCTTATAAGGCTTTGACATCCCTGTTATCCAAATAATTTTGTCAATAAAAAAACGtaggctttctctttctttcaatttaATTGACTGGAGAAATATCTGAAATTACATAGAGTTTCTCCACAAACATCTGGATTGGAAAATTAtgtaggaaagaaaggaaaaaaaaaggtagaaagaaggaggaaggaggaaggaaggaagggaggaaatggaaaattttatgttcactgttgaattttcaattttatcttctttaaataaaGCCTGGCTCTCTGGATCACAGCCACCTGTGTCCCTGGCCgtctgtctttctgtccttctgtccttcctctctgggATTAGCACCTTCTGCTGATCTGAGAGCTCTCACTGCCTTCCTCCCAGCTTGAGTCGGCTTCCAGCCTCCTGAAGCCCAGGCTCACCATCCAGCCTGGGGGGCAGgccctcccctgcagcctgaGGGCtgagcctcctccctccctggttGCCTCCTTCCCAGCAGGTGCCCGAGGTCTTGCCCTGCCACAGGCGGACAGGTACCTGGGTGCCCTTTCCCAGGAGAATAGCTGGGGCGTGAGAGCCCAGGACTGCTGGGAACCGCTGAGAGTGAGCCCCTTCACAGAGGGCAGggtagggcagggagagaggtgcAGGCAGCTCCCTGCAGGGgaagccctgggctgggggagagcgaagctggctccaggtctgtctctgcctttcataAACCAGGGTTAAGTTCACCAGTGACGGAGCCCCTTCCTCTGTGAAAGGTCCCCTCAAGGCCCTTCCCACTATGACATCCTGGGCCTGGGTGCCCCCATCTGGACAGGACTCTCCTTTGGCTTCTCCAAGgcctgtgctctctgtctccatcctGTCCTAGTCCCGGGTGCTGACAGGGACGGACAGCTGAGGACCCTTCAAAACCAGGAGCCTAGGCTTTCTGCCATCAGTGGCTCAGCCCCCAGGTCGGAAGGATATCGTCTCTTCGAAGCGCAGCTCACAATCCTTGAccctctgctgtctctgtctccactcCTGAGCAGGGTCTTCTAGACCATGTGTGAAGGCCAGCAGCCCCATCCCGGGTGTTTGCAAACTCTGTGTGCACGGCAGGCTCAGGACACGAGCCACAGCGGTGAACCGATAAGAAGCCGCTAACCCATGGCCCGGCTAGAGCCGTGCAGGCCTGCCTGTGGTCAGCACAAAATGCCACCTCCTTTCTCTCCGCTTCCCTAGTGCTGAGCCCCTCTCACCAACGCTGGGGGCACGAGACAGTCATTGTTGGCTCAGAATTGCTGGCGAACAGCCCTCGGGAAGGTACCACAGTGGAGGCTGAATAGCAGTCCCTCCCGGAGCCCAGTGcaccgtccccacccccaccccggttGCAACAAGGGCTGTTTCTCTGAATTTCATGGAAGTTGCAGCCAACTTTGCCTATTTCCACATCAGCTCAGCCCTGACCGTTTAGCTGGGGAGCTGCCTTTGGGTCTCCCCGGACACTTCATTGGGCCCATTCATTCCTGAGGGAGCCAGCAAGTGCTCACAGCCCAGTCAGAGAAGGACTGGAAGGATCGAGGGCGCACTGTCCCGGCCATCAGGAAACTCAAAGTGCAATTACCAACATATGCTACGTGCGCTCGGGTTGATGGTGTTTGCGGCTGCCTGAACAAACATACACGCCCTGGGCATCTGACTCCTGGAGGAGCCTGAGGGGGGGACCCACACCTACCTTCTGCCTCGGCCAACTGCACCATCCATAGGCTAGCTGTGATGAACACACAATATGTTAGAGCCACGAGGAAGCCCAgtggagagaaatggggagatgccCACACCATGTGGAGCCACAGTATCCGGCCCTCCCTCGTCTCTAGGACGCTGCCCCCCCCTGCACAGGTGTGCTCAGTTTCTCGGTGCTGTGGACTTGACAGGGACCATGGAAACCAGCTGCCGTGGACATGGCTCTGAGAGCTCCATGGCTCTGAGCGGAGGCCCGGCGGGACTTTGGCTCCCGTGGCCGCCTGTGGGGCGGCACCATGGGTGTCTGTCTCCCGGGAGCCCATCTCTGATCCTGGGAGGAGACCCCGAGAGGGCAGCTGGTGGGGAGCACAGGGCTCCATCCGGGACCTGGGAAGTTCGGGGCGGACCCCAGTTGTGCTTGCCAGGAGCAAACATCGTCCTGATGGGAACAGCTCACACCTAAGGGAAAGCTCTCGCGATCTGAGACCCTGGCAACGGTTCCCTGAGGGGAGCGCGGTCATTGTCTCCTCGTCAGAGACTcaaggagaaggcagggaggtTACATGACTGCCTGAGGCCACAGGCTGCAGACAGCGGAGGACTCCCGCCTCCCGGACCCTCCCCCGTCCTCACCGCCCTGCTGCAAGGGACCTCCTGGTCTGAGACCCAAGCACAGTCCCTTCCGGTCACATTCACACACCAACACTGCAAAAGTTCTAGGAGGAATCTAGACCGGGTTCACAGCACACTTTTGCTGGGGGGCCGATGTTTTTCTGCAAGACGTAAAACCAATAAGCCTTACAAGTAACGGGTACATCCAGCTTCTTGAGGCTGAGAGCAGGGCCAGAGTCCACAGACAGAGGCGATGTGCATGTTGGAAAAGAATTACGTTATCTGTGTTAGAAAACAGGCTGATTCTCTTACGACAGGTGCGGCGGCTCCTCTAAAGTAATGGGACACAACATGCCAAGGACACAAGCAGATCCAAACCGCAATGGGACACAGCAGCTGGCACGTGGGGACAGGGACCTGCCGTCCGGGCCGGGCAGCGTCAGGCGGGATGCAGCCGCCTGCTGTCGGAATGAGGGAGTTAGTGAGGGCATCATTGCATAGAAGGATCTGGAATCTTCTACAAGCAATACTGGCCTGAGCCCTTCTCTGGGTTCTCTGCTTCCTGGGAGAGCCAGGAACGATGTGAACACAGTGAGGGTGCAGGCCCCGCGTGAGGACAGCTCACGGACCTGGAGAGGTGTCTGGGGCCCTGGCAGGCAGCGGTCCCCCAGGCGGTCCTGCCCTGCTGCAGGGGACACATGGGCTTCCTTTCAGGACAAGGTCATTCTTTGCCCATCCCCTTCTTTCCTATCCCGGTCTCCAGAAGGACCCAGGGTATCAGGTCCCCTGGGCTGCGCCGCATGGGGCATTTTGGGGTCCGGAGGGGCGGCCCGGAGGCCCTTGCCTTCTGGTCACGGCTCTGCAAGAGGTGACTGAGGAAGGACATTGAGGGTGTCTCGGGGACCGTCTGGGGAAGCGTGGTCTTCGTGGCAGGCACAGCAGAGCTCACCTACCCATCATATCTTCTCCCACATTTTCAAGTTCTGGGTAGGGAGCCAGGGCCCTGTGACTAGGTGGCCAAACCCATGAGCAGAGGTCACGCCGCTTCTGGAGGGAGAGAAGCCCCCACGGGCGATTCCCCTGTGTGCCTTCCCTGCTGTGGCCCCGGGGCGGCAGCCACCAGGGCGTGATGCCTCTACCTTGTGTGACAGGACCCCCCTCAGTCTCAGAATCTCCCCTTGTCTCAGCCCCTGAGCGACTGGAGTGCGTGTTACCGTAGCACAGCCTCCCTGAGCCTGACCTTGAGCCACTCCGCTCCAGAGCAAGTCACAGGGCACGGCCCCCACTCCAGGGCCCGGGCTCCCACAGCGTGTGGGCAGCCACGGTGGAAGCTGCCTCCTACGCTGGGCACTTGGCATCGGCCCAGATGTGCTCGGGGCTCTCGATCCGTGATGTCGTCTCGTCCAGACTCTCAGAGTTAGGCGGCGAGGACACTGCGGGAGAGCAGGTCAGGACCGGGTTCAAGGGGACGCCCCACGAGGACCAGGACCTGATTCCAGCATGGCTCCAAATTCTTGCCCTGTCCCGCCTCCCGGGGTCAAGGGAGTCTCCTGGGCGGATTTCATGAGCGCCATGGGTTCTAGGGTTTTCTCCTTATTCTCAATGACAAAACACTCACCGTGTCTGTTTCCAATGCCCTAGGCGCCTTCAGCACTGTGGTCAACGGTTCTGGAACTCATGGGTCTCAAGTGGAGGATTCTGGAAACCCGGTTTCTCTGACGGGAACTCAAGGAGGTTCTGTGTCATTTCATGTGACCCGAAGTCCAGAATCACTTCCAGGAGTCACGCTGGAGAAGATTTCTTGGGGCATTAAATCTGGAAGAAACTACACGATCATGCTGCACGTGTCTCCTGGGGAAGATGTTCCAAAATGGGTCAACTTCCAGGACAAGCTCGAGAAGAGGGTCCATGTGCTCAACACCACGACCCTGAGGATTGACAACCTGACCCTTGAGGACAGTGGGCAGTACTGGGCTCGAGTCTCCTTAacacaaggaagagaaatgaacTGGCATTTCCACCTCACTGTCTACGGTAGGTGGTGGCTCCTCCCCCAATACATACTTACCCACTTCTTTTGTCCCTGGGAGTGTCCCTGGCCCCCCTGGCAGGAccccttccagacctcaccttGAGGCTCTGGCTTCTCCCTTGAAACTGGACGCAGTGTGTTCACCACAAGTCAAGGCAGAGCTGAGATCACGCCTGAGGCTTCACGCAGTGGCTCCCGTCCTCATAGCCACTCACTGTCTATTTGGGTCAAATGtgtcttatctgtaaagtggattCACCATCCTTTCGGGGAGGATGCCAGGGCGACAGTGAGATTCCGCCCGAGAAAGCCTGAGGCGTGATGCTCCCCACTCACATGACCCTGTGTCCTCTTGTCCCTCGGGCCCCAGAGCTCGTGCCCTGCCCCCAGATCATGAGCGAGACTCCATCCATCACACCAGACTGGTGCAATGTCACCCTGGAGTGCCACGCCCCGGGAACCAGAGAGGACGTGAATGTGTCCTGGGAGAGCAAGGGCCTCCCCAGGGAGCTGGAGCAGAGAGGGGTCCCAGGACCGGCCCCCAACCCCTGGACCCTGGCTCTGAAGCTGCCCCTgagccagcccagccccagcatcACCTGTGTGGTCAGCAACCCAGGGGACCGGAAAACTGCCACCAAGGACCTTGGGAAAGTCTGTGCCCACGGTGAGTGCATCCTGTCAGAGGGAAGGGGACTCTGGGGCTCAGGTCCCCCTGGGTGAGGGTTCCGGGCTCTGTCCCCCATGTTTACGTCACCTCCTGCCACCCGTCACCTGTCCAGGAGGCTGGCAGGCACATCCCGCTTGCTTCTGCCTTTCggtgtctctctcctgctcctgtgCACACCTCACCCTGCTGGTCCAGGCAGCCCCCTCGGTACCTCACCCCTGCCTCATCCTTCAGTCCTTGTGTGTCCCGGGAGGTTTCCAACAAGCGAGGGGGGAGAGTCAGTGGTCGGTGCCACCGACCAGAGGGAGGCCGAGCCAGCCGCGGCCTGCAGGGTTCAGGCATCGGGGCTCGTGTGCCCGTCTCCGGTCTCGGGGACACGCTTCCCGCCCAAGTGCTTGCCTGGATTCCCGGATGTGTCCTGGGCTCCCCAGGTTTCAGCCTCTGGCCAGGCTGCTCCTTCTTCCCCCAGACCTTCCAGTCCCGtgtcctccccttcccccttacTCCCGTCCAGGGACCCCTTGCCTGCAGCTGCCCCACCGTGTGTGACCCCTGCTGGCCCACAGGAGCCCCCGCTGGGGTCCCGTCCAGCAGGCACTGACCTCGAGCAGGGCTCCTCACCTCGTTTGCTCAGGGCCCTGCAGGAGCCCCCGCTGAGCCGCCCTCACCCCTCGGCTCCTCTCAGGAGCACAGGGCCCCCCCCACCGAGAGCTGATGCTGTGGCCAAGGGCACCGGAGGGAGGGCCCGCGGCTGCTTCTGCTTTGCCTTCCTGTCCCACCTCGGCCTCCCCACCTGACTTGCTCACCATCAGCGTGTCCCCTAGCGAGCAGCGACCGGCTTCCCTGTGTGCCGCCTCGTCCTTCCACCCCATCGTCCCCCTGCTGCCTCAGCCTCCCTGAGTCCCCTAGGAAGCTCGTCCCTCAGTGACCTCTAACCTCTGGAGGAGCCTCCTGCCTCCCACTCACCCTCCTCCCTCCGGCTCCTCCCTCAACTCAGTTCGGCCctcacctcctccgggaagccctcccTGGAGACCCGTGTACCGGCTGTGAACCTCTAGTGCACCGCCATGGCCCTGGCTGGCTGACTTCGGCcttttccctgccctccccccacggctgagccactcaagcgcctgGACCCTGTCCTGTCCCTCTCAGCACCCCGGCCCCAAGCAGGGGCCCGGTGCTGGTTGAGCGACAGGACCTGCCGTGTTCCCCACTCTCCAGCCGAGACCGGGTCCCTTCGCACGTCTCCACGTGCCTGGCAACGGGCATGCGACGTTGTCTCTTGTCTCATCCTTCTTCACTGTCTGTGTGGGAGGCAAACAGGTCCACATGGGCCGGACGGGTCTGCCCACCTGCCAGCTATCCTGGGGGCTCTTGTGGTCGTGCTGCTGATCCTCGGAGCTGGACTGTACCTTCTGTGCTCACGTAGGAGGaagcagagcttggagcctgggagAGGCAGGTGCACTTCTCCTTCCCGTGCCCACgtacctccccccgcccccactgacCCTCAGCTCCCTTCCCCTGCGTCTTGCTGCTCAGGGATGTCCCCGCAGAAGGCTGGTGGGTGTGGGCGTGACCGAGGGGGGCATGCTGGGGGAGGGTACAGGTTTCCAAGGCTCAGATTCAAGCTCCATCGGTGGGACTCTCGTGCAGGGTCCCAGGAAGAGCACAGGGACCATGATGATGACGTCCAGTATGCACAGCTGAGCCAGCAGAATTCCAGGGAGAGCAAGGACCAGGTAAGGCCGGGCGAGGCAGTCAGCCTGGGTTCTCCCATGTCCCTGTGCCTGGGTGTGAGTTTGTCAAACCCAGGGATCAGCAGTTTCTGGCTCGTTGCCTCTGTATCCCTCTCCAGACAGTGCAGAGTTAACACGGGGTCCGTGCAGTGCTGGGCGCTTTGGGGGGAGGTCACGTGAGCGGCATGGCATCTGTGCGGGTCCCTCTGGGGCCCCTGTGTCCCTCAGCTGTGGCAGGAACCCTCTGTCTGCGTTCCAGCGTTCGGGGGAACCACATCTCGAACAGGAGACACCGCTCACGACAGTCTACAGTGAGGTCCGCCACCCAGGCCAGGGCTTGAGGGTGATTTAACTGGAAGAAGCCCGGAATCcagcctcccccccctcccctcccccccccccacacctctgTTGTGCGCGTGATGCCTGCGGCCCtggtcctgccccctccccctctgactGCTCTCAGCAGGGACCGGATTCATCCAACCCCAGTGAATCTCTATGCGGACACGTTGTGCACAAGTTGAGCGGAAGACACCCATCGCGGCAGATCGAGGGGGACCTTCGTCGTTAAACGAGTCCAAAGCTGTGGTCCGGTTCCGCTCAGCCTCAGCCCCTTTGGCAACCGTAAACGGAGCCCACTCTCCCCACGTCTGTGCCCCGTCCGTCGTCCTGTCCGGACCCTCGGCCTCTGGGACCCATCGACACGAAGTCTCACCTTCCAGCCTCGACCGGTTCACCAccagctggctcagtctgtgCTTGAGAGCTGTGTAAAAGAATACAGAGTCGCACTAGCCAGGGCTTGCTGAGTCCTGGCCCCGTGACGGGCACTGATCTCGTCACCCTCCTCGTTCGTCACTCACTGGGCCCTCGCAGACACTGTGTGAGCTGGGTGTCCTTGTGCCCACTCTGCAGACGAGGAGCAGGAGGCCAGAAAGGCTGAGTCTCAAGGCCGCACAGCTGGGGGAGCCCGAGCCGCACCGCAGCCAGGGCCTGGGTCCCAGCCGTCGTCTGGTTTCCCGCGTCCTGGGAAACGTCCTCCCTTGTGGCCGGTCGTGCTGGCGCCTGGCAGGGTTTCTCAGGAAAAAGCAGAAGGTGATAAGTGAGTTGTCGTTCTGCCAGCTAACTTTTTCCTGACCGCTTActgacctctgcctccctctctctcctgtccccacGGGGGACATTGAGCTCCTCGTGTCTAAGAAGGACCTTTCCCTACACGTGAGGCCCCGTCTGAGGCCCCCCTTCTCTGGTCCGTCCCCCTGACCCTGCTGGCTCCCTCCCTGCAGCCTGCACCCCGGCTGGGGCTCCGCCTACTGAACGGCTGATCCCGCACCTGGGCCCCACCTCACGGGGACCCCTAGAGCCCCCAGCGGTGACCCCCACACGTCAGCTGCCACCTCCACCCACAGCAGGTGCCCCTTCTCAGGAAATGGGCCACACCCTggactccttccttcctgctcagGGGCCCAGATCCGGT
Above is a window of Neofelis nebulosa isolate mNeoNeb1 chromosome 15, mNeoNeb1.pri, whole genome shotgun sequence DNA encoding:
- the LOC131496523 gene encoding SLAM family member 9-like isoform X3, giving the protein MGAHSEDPHLCWASRLLGFSSLVLSAFSTVVNGSGTHGSQVEDSGNPVSLTGTQGGSVSFHVTRSPESLPGVTLEKISWGIKSGRNYTIMLHVSPGEDVPKWVNFQDKLEKRVHVLNTTTLRIDNLTLEDSGQYWARVSLTQGREMNWHFHLTVYELVPCPQIMSETPSITPDWCNVTLECHAPGTREDVNVSWESKGLPRELEQRGVPGPAPNPWTLALKLPLSQPSPSITCVVSNPGDRKTATKDLGKVCAHGSQEEHRDHDDDVQYAQLSQQNSRESKDQRSGEPHLEQETPLTTVYSEVRHPGQGLRVI
- the LOC131496523 gene encoding SLAM family member 9-like isoform X1, translating into MGAHSEDPHLCWASRLLGFSSLVLSAFSTVVNGSGTHGSQVEDSGNPVSLTGTQGGSVSFHVTRSPESLPGVTLEKISWGIKSGRNYTIMLHVSPGEDVPKWVNFQDKLEKRVHVLNTTTLRIDNLTLEDSGQYWARVSLTQGREMNWHFHLTVYELVPCPQIMSETPSITPDWCNVTLECHAPGTREDVNVSWESKGLPRELEQRGVPGPAPNPWTLALKLPLSQPSPSITCVVSNPGDRKTATKDLGKVCAHGPHGPDGSAHLPAILGALVVVLLILGAGLYLLCSRRRKQSLEPGRGSQEEHRDHDDDVQYAQLSQQNSRESKDQRSGEPHLEQETPLTTVYSEVRHPGQGLRVI
- the LOC131496523 gene encoding SLAM family member 9-like isoform X2; the encoded protein is MGAHSEDPHLCWASRLLGFSSLVLSAFSTVVNGSGTHGSQVEDSGNPVSLTGTQGGSVSFHVTRSPESLPGVTLEKISWGIKSGRNYTIMLHVSPGEDVPKWVNFQDKLEKRVHVLNTTTLRIDNLTLEDSGQYWARVSLTQGREMNWHFHLTVYELVPCPQIMSETPSITPDWCNVTLECHAPGTREDVNVSWESKGLPRELEQRGVPGPAPNPWTLALKLPLSQPSPSITCVVSNPGDRKTATKDLGKVCAHGPHGPDGSAHLPAILGALVVVLLILGAGLYLLCSRRRKQSLEPGRGSVRGNHISNRRHRSRQSTVRSATQARA
- the LOC131496523 gene encoding SLAM family member 9-like isoform X4, coding for MGFLSGQGAFSTVVNGSGTHGSQVEDSGNPVSLTGTQGGSVSFHVTRSPESLPGVTLEKISWGIKSGRNYTIMLHVSPGEDVPKWVNFQDKLEKRVHVLNTTTLRIDNLTLEDSGQYWARVSLTQGREMNWHFHLTVYELVPCPQIMSETPSITPDWCNVTLECHAPGTREDVNVSWESKGLPRELEQRGVPGPAPNPWTLALKLPLSQPSPSITCVVSNPGDRKTATKDLGKVCAHGPHGPDGSAHLPAILGALVVVLLILGAGLYLLCSRRRKQSLEPGRGSQEEHRDHDDDVQYAQLSQQNSRESKDQRSGEPHLEQETPLTTVYSEVRHPGQGLRVI